One segment of Eretmochelys imbricata isolate rEreImb1 chromosome 5, rEreImb1.hap1, whole genome shotgun sequence DNA contains the following:
- the LRRC19 gene encoding leucine-rich repeat-containing protein 19, which produces MKISWLMIWIGALFSDPVTADCNTTSLSVTCEESGKNYSSIPNSLNKSVTKLCLSNNKITLNDSDKKVLQLFINLTELYLNENAITVLHNNTFCNLLKLTVLDISSNYISTIEQAAFTGLNQLSILNLNHNKISQLDSETITTLKNLTILRLQDNLLKYFDVKASFKLITLNGNPWNCSCGLLSLQKWLNTSNVTMEHENDTLCAYPDVWNKSSIKTAPIQKSDCDSRRGSIAVTTPSTSAISPKNIAILTFSLNSSNNNIRSNASNPGSPPLGKTWAFLLGVLVFVLSTSLLIFIAINFPRWYLYLISYNHRRLEEYEPEIFDKEFTTDLSTFPSISNTNEHDAIVAFEQTHTFVLEEDGFIEDKYIDDPGLTEKV; this is translated from the exons ATGAAAATCTCTTGGCTAATGATCTGGATTGGAGCACTGTTCTCCGATCCAGTCACAGCTGACTGCAATACTACTTCTCTTTCT GTTACTTGTGAGGAATCTGGAAAGAATTACTCTTCTATTCCTAACTCTCTAAATAAAAGTGTTACTAAACTGTGTCTTAGTAATAACAAAATTACTTTAAATGATTCTGACAAAAAGGTTCTTCAGCTATTTATTAACTTGACTGAACTCTATCTGAATGAAAATGCCATTACTGTGCTACATAATAATACCTTCTGCAATCTGTTAAAACTCACAGTTCTAGATATTAGTAGTAATTATATCAGTACAATCGAACAGGCTGCATTTACAGGCCTAAATCAACTATCCATATTGAATCTAAATCATAACAAAATATCCCAGTTGGATTCTGAGACAATTACAACACTAAAAAACCTGACAATTTTGAGACTACAGGACAATTTGTTGAAGTACTTTGATGTAAAAGCATCATTTAAACTGATTACCTTAAATGGAAATCCATGGAATTGTTCCTGTGGCCTGCTCAGTTTACAGAAATGGTTGAATACCTCAAACGTGACAATGG AACATGAAAATGACACTCTGTGTGCGTATCCAGATGTCTGGAACAAATCTTCTATCAAGACAGCACCTATCCAAAAATCTGATTGTGACTCAAGAAGAGGCTCTATAGCAGTCACTACACCTTCCACATCTGCCATCAGTCCTAAAAACATTGCCATTTTAACATTTTCTCTCAACTCTTCAAACAACAATATTAGGAGTAATGCATCAAATCCAG GTTCTCCACCTCTTGGCAAAACTTGGGCCTTTCTTCTGGGTGTTCTGGTGTTTGTCCTAAGCACTTCACTACTGATTTTTATTGCCATAAATTTCCCACGGTGGTACCTCTACTTGATCAGCTACAATCACCGTCGTCTGGAAGAGTATGAACCAGAAATATTTGACAAGGAGTTCACAACTGATCTGAGCACTTTTCCATCAATATCAAATACCAATGAGCACGATGCCATTGTAGCATTTGAACAAACTCATACATTTGTACTTGAGGAGGATGGATTTATTGAAGACAAATATATAGACGACCCTGGATTAACTGAAAAGGTCTAA